A window of Eubacteriaceae bacterium ES3 contains these coding sequences:
- a CDS encoding DUF4301 family protein: protein METMIEKFIKGTQYVNIWAAVSTKELTTANQISDDYLSQECIKFIPASGAATRMFKDLYQYLEDQQETEFIKKFFDNIEELAFFDDLKKVLNGQEWDTAEGKSQLIRLLLTDGLNYGNLPKALLKVHTYGDRSVTPIDEHIYECEQYAGKDRARLHFTISAEHELLFDQYVEKALAGKDKFEITHSFQKKSTDTLAVDMDNQPFLDENGEILYRAGGHGALIENLNDLDGDIIFIKNIDNVCHRDRVKTTIDSKKKLASIGYQVKQQIDGYIEQLNSDSADLELVSDFIENTLHIKSKKAVTKDTALGFLNRPLRVCGVVKNQGEPGGGPFVVDNGDYLDLQICEMSEIDLNDKEKKDLVSQSQFFNPVDLVCFIKDYQGQKFNLLDFTNPDRYFISEKTYRGRKLKALEHPGLWNGAMDNWNTLFVEVPLSTFNPVKTVNDLLREGHKPIKG from the coding sequence ATGGAAACGATGATTGAGAAGTTTATTAAAGGCACTCAATATGTAAATATTTGGGCAGCGGTATCCACTAAAGAACTGACAACTGCTAATCAGATCAGTGATGATTATCTTAGTCAGGAATGTATCAAGTTTATTCCCGCCAGCGGAGCGGCTACCCGAATGTTTAAAGACTTATACCAATACCTGGAGGATCAGCAGGAGACCGAATTTATAAAAAAGTTTTTTGATAATATAGAAGAACTTGCCTTTTTTGATGACCTGAAAAAAGTTCTAAACGGACAAGAATGGGACACCGCAGAAGGTAAAAGCCAGCTAATTAGACTGCTCCTGACTGATGGTCTCAATTACGGCAATTTACCCAAAGCCCTCTTAAAGGTCCATACTTACGGGGACAGGTCGGTCACCCCGATTGATGAACATATCTACGAATGTGAGCAGTACGCTGGCAAAGACAGGGCCAGACTGCATTTTACCATTTCGGCGGAACATGAATTATTATTCGACCAGTATGTTGAAAAAGCTTTAGCAGGGAAGGACAAGTTCGAGATTACCCATTCCTTTCAGAAAAAATCTACAGATACCCTGGCCGTTGATATGGATAATCAGCCTTTTCTCGACGAAAATGGGGAAATCCTATACCGGGCCGGCGGCCACGGTGCCTTAATTGAAAACCTTAATGACTTGGACGGAGATATAATCTTCATTAAGAATATTGATAACGTCTGTCATCGGGACCGTGTTAAGACAACCATCGATTCCAAGAAAAAGCTGGCCTCCATTGGTTATCAGGTTAAGCAGCAGATAGATGGATATATTGAACAGCTGAATTCTGACTCGGCTGATTTAGAACTGGTATCAGACTTTATTGAAAACACCCTACATATCAAAAGCAAGAAAGCAGTCACCAAAGATACAGCGCTTGGCTTTTTAAACCGGCCACTGCGGGTTTGCGGAGTGGTGAAAAATCAGGGCGAGCCAGGGGGCGGACCTTTTGTGGTGGACAACGGCGATTATCTGGATCTGCAGATTTGTGAAATGTCAGAAATTGATTTAAACGATAAAGAGAAAAAAGACCTGGTCAGTCAGTCGCAGTTTTTCAATCCGGTAGATCTGGTTTGTTTTATAAAAGATTATCAAGGGCAAAAGTTTAATTTACTGGATTTCACTAATCCTGACCGCTACTTTATCAGTGAGAAGACCTACAGGGGTCGAAAGCTTAAAGCCCTGGAACATCCGGGTTTGTGGAACGGTGCCATGGATAACTGGAATACCTTATTTGTAGAGGTTCCGCTGTCTACCTTTAATCCAGTCAAAACGGTTAATGATTTATTGCGTGAGGGGCATAAGCCAATCAAGGGCTAA
- a CDS encoding S8 family serine peptidase encodes MKTKINAIINNSKKNIKKVVTSSIAAVLLMSSASTGIAFAAENGSTPNDPYLGNAWQLEEIGINNTWNAVDTDNEIVVAVLDTGLDLSAEDLAGRITDGYDYIKNTSDMTDTDGHGTMVASAIAALADNGIGIAGAAGTANVKIAPYRVGEASLDNDAVYEAIMDAANREEVRIINLSFGSNVYNERQAQAIAFAIEQGKIIIAGAGNHGEEVDGVDPYYYPASYPGVISVGSVGKDGEIAAFSQTNDAVDVYVPGESLTLLSINNRYVWESGTSFSTGIVSGIAASLLAQNPSLTAEDVESILKDTAKDFTDSELAFGAGEIQAAQALEVVKNRMTFTYVASQASLEAGQSL; translated from the coding sequence ATGAAAACTAAAATCAATGCAATCATCAATAACAGTAAAAAGAATATTAAAAAAGTGGTTACATCCTCAATCGCAGCAGTTTTGCTGATGAGTTCAGCTTCAACCGGTATTGCCTTTGCAGCCGAAAACGGAAGCACACCAAACGATCCATACTTGGGAAATGCCTGGCAGTTGGAAGAAATTGGCATCAACAATACCTGGAATGCAGTTGATACAGATAATGAAATAGTTGTTGCAGTTTTAGATACTGGCCTGGATTTAAGTGCAGAAGATTTAGCCGGACGCATTACTGATGGTTATGACTACATCAAGAATACTTCAGACATGACAGACACTGACGGACACGGCACAATGGTTGCAAGTGCAATCGCCGCTTTAGCAGATAACGGAATCGGAATTGCCGGCGCAGCAGGAACAGCAAATGTAAAAATCGCTCCTTACCGGGTTGGTGAAGCATCTTTAGATAACGATGCAGTTTATGAAGCAATCATGGATGCAGCAAATCGTGAAGAAGTTCGCATCATTAATTTAAGCTTCGGCTCAAATGTTTATAATGAACGTCAGGCACAGGCAATTGCCTTCGCAATTGAACAGGGCAAAATCATTATCGCCGGTGCTGGAAATCACGGTGAAGAAGTTGATGGCGTTGACCCTTACTACTACCCAGCTTCTTACCCCGGCGTTATCTCAGTTGGTTCAGTTGGAAAAGATGGCGAAATCGCAGCTTTCTCACAGACAAATGATGCAGTTGATGTTTATGTACCAGGCGAAAGCTTGACTTTATTATCAATCAATAACCGATATGTATGGGAAAGCGGAACATCATTCTCAACCGGTATCGTTTCTGGAATCGCAGCCAGCTTATTGGCTCAGAATCCTTCCCTGACTGCTGAAGATGTAGAATCAATCTTAAAAGACACAGCTAAAGACTTCACCGATTCTGAATTGGCATTTGGTGCTGGAGAAATTCAGGCCGCTCAGGCTTTGGAAGTTGTTAAAAATCGAATGACCTTTACATATGTAGCCTCACAGGCTAGCTTGGAAGCAGGTCAGTCCTTATAA
- a CDS encoding flavodoxin domain-containing protein → MKTLVIYKSDSGHTKEYAQALANHMDCQAIAFNQVSKVELTKYDQLVFGGWVRASAIVGLSKFIKLIPGGSNQRLAVFAVGANGASEENTRKLMEKNSSISELGCPLFYLQGGFDPEKLKFPLRIMLEKVAKSLKKKQDAEPESLSAEDREFLEFFQSKHNDVDSRNLAEIEAFLKA, encoded by the coding sequence ATGAAAACACTTGTTATTTACAAATCTGATAGCGGCCATACCAAAGAATATGCCCAGGCGCTTGCAAATCATATGGATTGTCAGGCTATAGCCTTTAATCAAGTCTCAAAGGTTGAGTTGACTAAATACGACCAGCTGGTCTTTGGCGGTTGGGTAAGGGCGTCAGCAATTGTCGGCCTCAGTAAGTTCATCAAGCTGATTCCCGGGGGGAGCAATCAAAGGCTTGCAGTCTTTGCCGTTGGAGCCAATGGCGCATCGGAAGAAAATACCCGAAAACTGATGGAGAAGAATAGTTCGATTAGCGAATTAGGATGTCCGTTATTCTATTTACAAGGTGGTTTTGATCCGGAAAAACTTAAATTCCCATTGCGCATCATGCTGGAAAAAGTGGCCAAGTCGCTTAAGAAAAAACAGGACGCCGAGCCGGAGTCCTTATCAGCAGAGGACAGGGAATTTCTTGAGTTTTTTCAGTCGAAACACAATGACGTTGACAGTCGGAATTTAGCGGAGATTGAAGCCTTTTTAAAAGCGTAA
- a CDS encoding YdcF family protein, translated as MKKILKNILIVANVLQLILFFSLIGLAAYIFFHPDEVVDQLAHFLVKEDPIQNADVIVVIGGAENTLRLEYGVELLKAGYAPRIVFSGVGNDKYARQLLAENGFTEDQYIFEQTATTTFENAYNLEAYVTDKAIESMILVSSPVQSRRARFMFKKIFPEVNVMGTFSPDSIYEPDLVFEEKEIRQQMSAEATKSVYYYMKYAFYKS; from the coding sequence ATGAAAAAAATCTTGAAAAATATTTTGATTGTCGCCAATGTTCTCCAGCTGATTCTGTTTTTCAGTTTGATTGGGCTGGCAGCCTATATCTTTTTTCACCCTGATGAGGTGGTTGACCAGCTGGCCCATTTTTTAGTCAAGGAAGATCCCATTCAGAATGCCGATGTGATTGTGGTGATCGGCGGGGCAGAGAATACTCTGCGGCTGGAATACGGGGTAGAACTATTAAAGGCTGGTTATGCACCAAGGATTGTTTTTTCTGGGGTGGGTAATGATAAATATGCCAGGCAGCTGCTTGCTGAAAATGGTTTTACTGAAGACCAGTATATTTTTGAACAAACAGCTACGACCACCTTTGAAAATGCCTATAACCTAGAGGCTTATGTGACTGATAAAGCGATTGAGTCGATGATTCTTGTTTCGTCTCCAGTTCAGTCCAGACGGGCACGGTTTATGTTTAAAAAGATTTTCCCGGAGGTCAATGTGATGGGGACTTTTTCTCCGGATTCGATCTATGAACCGGACCTGGTTTTTGAAGAAAAAGAGATCCGTCAGCAGATGTCTGCAGAGGCGACAAAATCTGTATATTATTACATGAAATATGCATTTTATAAGTCATAA
- a CDS encoding diguanylate cyclase → MKNNKKTLLVLLLLTPLLTGCVNRITPTSASQGRLDLTEVDLNQQLVSLSGEWEFYWNQLLYPFMIDQGELSAIVDVPSTWNRYAIDGEKLPGQGYATYRLTFTSDKTDILGIKIPKVQTAYEMYINGKLIASAGLIGRDEEDMVAQYLPQIAFFNAREGENEIILLVSNYYMPNGGMLSEIEMGSAAGIQALRESKLNTSLAIFGALVIMGFYHLALFFFRKKDYSSLYFGLFCMLVAARTLMAGEGYYYTLFQNGDFTYFRKIQTMLFYLSPPMIILFFGAILPDYFHAKMVDLSLYVGLIYALIVMFIPLGFFHAFNTSYQIWCLFLIGYMLTRFVNIWRHRVKGTFLISLGGLILILTIFIDIISQSFFINNQCPPLLQMIFRNDDYSSTGQLIFVIAYSFHMAKTFSDSLEFKTQMNAHLDEIVTQRTQALSESNQKVEQQKLELQKANEELQKLSLRDPLTGLWNRRKYDEVIDMEWKRCLRYSHPISLIFIDIDYFKFFNDTYGHLAGDDCLAQIASILKASLSRATDMAVRFGGEEFVILLPEANEIEALKTSQMLRQKIEESGIPHSESLVKDCVTVSIGVSSIIPTVKVGPEKLVEQADTALYRAKNNGRNQVQVFSGQ, encoded by the coding sequence ATGAAAAATAACAAAAAAACTTTACTTGTTCTGCTTTTGCTGACTCCCCTTTTAACCGGCTGTGTAAATAGAATCACCCCAACCAGTGCAAGTCAGGGCCGTTTGGATTTAACTGAAGTTGATCTTAATCAGCAACTCGTCAGTCTTTCCGGTGAATGGGAATTCTACTGGAACCAGCTCTTGTATCCATTTATGATCGACCAGGGTGAATTAAGTGCTATTGTTGATGTACCTTCCACCTGGAACAGATATGCCATTGACGGTGAAAAGTTGCCGGGCCAGGGGTATGCAACTTATCGCCTGACCTTTACATCAGATAAAACCGACATCCTGGGAATAAAGATACCGAAAGTGCAAACCGCTTACGAGATGTATATAAACGGGAAACTCATTGCCTCCGCTGGCTTAATTGGTCGGGACGAGGAGGATATGGTTGCCCAGTATCTGCCGCAAATTGCCTTTTTTAATGCGCGGGAAGGTGAAAATGAAATTATTTTGCTGGTTTCCAATTACTATATGCCAAACGGTGGTATGTTGAGCGAAATTGAAATGGGGAGCGCAGCAGGTATTCAGGCCTTGCGGGAAAGCAAATTAAATACTTCGCTGGCAATTTTTGGTGCCCTGGTTATTATGGGCTTTTATCATCTGGCCCTGTTTTTTTTCCGGAAAAAGGATTATTCATCGCTTTACTTTGGATTATTCTGTATGCTGGTTGCAGCCCGTACTTTAATGGCTGGCGAGGGATATTATTACACGCTTTTTCAAAACGGTGATTTTACCTACTTCAGGAAGATCCAAACCATGCTTTTCTATTTGAGTCCACCCATGATTATCCTGTTCTTTGGAGCGATTTTACCTGACTATTTTCATGCTAAAATGGTTGATCTCTCTTTGTATGTAGGTCTTATTTATGCATTAATTGTAATGTTTATACCACTTGGCTTCTTCCATGCCTTCAATACAAGCTATCAGATATGGTGCCTTTTTCTGATCGGCTACATGCTGACCCGATTTGTCAATATCTGGCGACACCGGGTTAAGGGGACTTTTCTGATCAGCCTGGGTGGCCTAATCCTGATTCTTACCATCTTCATCGATATTATTTCGCAAAGCTTTTTTATCAATAATCAATGTCCACCTCTGTTGCAGATGATTTTTAGAAATGATGACTACAGTTCGACAGGTCAATTAATTTTTGTGATTGCTTATTCATTTCATATGGCGAAAACATTTTCGGATTCGCTGGAGTTTAAAACCCAGATGAATGCTCACCTGGATGAAATCGTAACCCAGAGAACACAAGCCTTATCGGAGTCAAATCAGAAGGTTGAACAACAGAAACTGGAGCTTCAAAAAGCCAACGAAGAGCTGCAAAAACTATCCCTTCGGGATCCCCTGACGGGACTATGGAACCGCCGTAAATACGATGAGGTGATCGATATGGAGTGGAAACGCTGTTTGCGCTACAGTCATCCCATTTCCCTGATTTTTATTGACATCGATTATTTTAAATTTTTCAATGACACATATGGTCATCTGGCCGGCGACGACTGTCTTGCCCAAATTGCCAGTATCCTAAAAGCATCTTTGTCCCGGGCAACCGATATGGCAGTCAGATTTGGCGGTGAGGAATTTGTGATTCTTTTGCCGGAAGCAAATGAAATCGAGGCACTTAAAACCTCACAGATGTTGCGGCAAAAAATTGAGGAAAGCGGTATCCCCCACAGTGAGTCCCTTGTGAAAGATTGTGTCACGGTCAGTATTGGCGTTTCTTCGATAATTCCAACTGTTAAAGTCGGACCGGAAAAATTGGTTGAGCAGGCTGATACCGCCCTTTATCGGGCCAAAAATAATGGCCGAAACCAGGTCCAGGTTTTTAGCGGTCAGTAA
- a CDS encoding diguanylate cyclase, whose amino-acid sequence MNKIKKIIIVLVLLMPLLSGCVKQVTQSKADDGHVDLSGLDLENEIITLSGEWEFYWNQLLLPESINEGELNGYIKLPSSWTQFEIDGQTIPGQGYGTYRLTFNSSQNGIYGIKLPKIKTAYELYINNKLVASAGVVGTSKDAMTAQYLSQIAYFNAREGENELVMLVSNYYMASGGLVGDIELGSAANIQLMRERSLNYSLFLFGALSIIGIYHLAMFLFRKKDHASLFFGLFCILVALRTMMIGDSYYYTLFQNADFTLMRKIQSILFYLMPPMLVLFFKAILPDFFHKKIADLSLFVSLFYVFAVILMPASVFSVFSMIYLPWCLFLILYMVVQFVRIILRHEKESLVIVLGGIPLLIAVLMDIIPQTGIVNDQWPLYLQMLFKNNNYLSTGQLIFVMVYSLHLAKKYADSLAFTTATNLELDDIVALKTDALTVSNQQIEQQKTALEKANAELKKISYHDPLTGLWNRRKYDEVLAIEWKRCLRYKHSIAVIFIDIDYFKNFNDTYGHLAGDKCLIIIADILNSSLSRATDMAVRYGGEEFVILQPETDQSEAMKTAHMLLEKIENQGIPHCDSQVKDCVTVSVGVSAMVPSIKTTPEILVMEADEALYRAKNNGRNQVQVY is encoded by the coding sequence ATGAATAAGATAAAAAAGATAATTATCGTCTTAGTTCTGTTGATGCCTCTTCTAAGCGGATGCGTGAAGCAAGTTACACAAAGTAAAGCCGATGACGGGCATGTGGACTTAAGTGGTCTGGATCTGGAAAATGAGATCATAACACTTTCTGGGGAATGGGAATTCTACTGGAATCAGTTGCTTCTTCCGGAAAGCATTAATGAGGGAGAACTAAATGGCTATATTAAGCTTCCATCTTCATGGACTCAGTTTGAGATCGATGGTCAGACGATTCCAGGTCAGGGATATGGAACTTACCGTTTAACATTTAATTCTTCACAGAATGGTATTTATGGAATTAAACTACCAAAGATTAAAACTGCTTATGAGCTTTATATTAACAATAAGCTGGTGGCTTCAGCAGGGGTTGTAGGAACAAGTAAAGACGCGATGACGGCCCAGTATCTTTCACAGATTGCCTATTTTAATGCCCGGGAAGGTGAAAATGAACTGGTGATGCTGGTTTCAAATTACTATATGGCCAGCGGCGGACTGGTGGGCGATATCGAATTGGGCAGTGCGGCGAACATCCAGCTGATGCGGGAAAGAAGCCTTAATTACTCGCTGTTTCTATTTGGAGCCCTGTCTATTATTGGAATTTATCATCTGGCGATGTTTCTTTTTAGAAAAAAGGATCATGCTTCTTTATTCTTTGGCCTGTTTTGTATCCTGGTCGCCCTGAGAACGATGATGATAGGCGATTCCTATTATTACACCCTGTTTCAGAATGCTGATTTTACTTTAATGCGGAAGATTCAATCGATTCTATTTTACTTGATGCCGCCAATGCTCGTGCTGTTTTTCAAGGCAATTCTGCCGGATTTCTTCCACAAAAAAATAGCCGATTTATCACTTTTCGTAAGTCTTTTTTATGTCTTTGCCGTAATACTGATGCCGGCCTCTGTGTTTTCTGTTTTCAGCATGATTTATCTGCCCTGGTGCCTTTTTCTGATTTTATATATGGTGGTACAGTTTGTCAGGATTATTCTACGGCATGAAAAAGAAAGTCTAGTGATTGTTTTGGGGGGCATTCCTCTATTAATCGCCGTTTTAATGGATATCATACCTCAGACTGGAATTGTCAATGATCAGTGGCCGCTTTATCTGCAGATGCTTTTTAAAAATAATAACTATTTATCGACCGGGCAACTGATTTTTGTAATGGTCTATTCCTTGCATCTGGCTAAAAAGTACGCCGATAGCCTGGCATTTACAACTGCAACTAATCTGGAGCTGGATGATATAGTGGCTTTAAAAACGGATGCCCTAACGGTTTCCAACCAACAGATTGAGCAACAGAAAACCGCCCTTGAAAAAGCTAATGCCGAGCTGAAAAAAATCTCTTATCACGATCCCCTAACCGGTTTGTGGAATCGCCGGAAATATGACGAAGTCTTAGCTATTGAATGGAAGCGCTGCTTGCGCTACAAACATTCAATTGCAGTGATTTTTATTGATATTGATTACTTCAAGAATTTTAATGATACCTATGGACATCTGGCTGGCGATAAATGCCTGATCATTATTGCCGATATCCTCAATTCTTCCTTGTCCCGCGCAACTGATATGGCTGTGCGTTATGGTGGTGAAGAATTTGTGATATTGCAGCCGGAAACTGACCAGTCTGAAGCCATGAAGACCGCGCATATGCTGCTTGAAAAAATCGAAAATCAGGGAATTCCCCATTGCGATTCCCAGGTTAAAGACTGCGTAACCGTCAGTGTTGGGGTATCGGCTATGGTACCATCCATAAAAACAACACCGGAAATACTGGTGATGGAAGCGGATGAAGCCCTTTATCGGGCTAAAAACAATGGCCGAAATCAGGTGCAGGTCTATTGA
- a CDS encoding IS1380 family transposase: protein MSSLDALQLESNKKIKINFDGGDLSSDSGLILIKEFAHKFSFHKHVSNFKTDEKTSRQHKDDQNLCQMVYQIIAGYFEDDDADELTNEPVFTNILGKKALASQPTLSRFWNRMDDKTLPKFDAIIKAMRTSAYKIKRPKQVLLDLDSTLLNTYGKQEGEGFNYHYRVHGYHPLLCYDGLTGDLLKADLRDGTDYSSTGVVDFMQPLLDEYFTEYPDIELYLRGDSGFATPDLYKQCETNGVSYAIRLKANSVLNDKAKHLDHEIFEAMKEDMSQYIVRYDEFYYKAGKWEYPRRVVVKVEKPCNQFTIQHSFIVTNMDLKPEEILRYYRNRGTMENFIKESKSGFGFASTGSKSKVVNANRLQLHVLAYNLFNCFRRLVLPKSMKKMQIDTIRLKLLKIASKIVKAASYIYFKLCSSCPYKDEFYKTLENIRQLPQLE from the coding sequence ATGTCTAGTTTAGATGCACTTCAGTTAGAAAGCAATAAAAAAATCAAAATAAATTTCGATGGCGGTGATTTATCCTCTGATTCCGGACTGATTCTGATCAAAGAATTTGCTCATAAATTCAGTTTCCATAAACATGTCAGCAACTTCAAAACTGATGAGAAGACCAGTCGTCAGCATAAGGATGATCAAAACCTGTGCCAAATGGTATATCAGATCATTGCTGGTTACTTTGAAGATGACGATGCTGATGAATTGACAAATGAACCTGTCTTTACAAACATTCTGGGTAAAAAAGCACTGGCTTCTCAACCGACTCTGTCAAGATTCTGGAACCGGATGGATGATAAAACGCTGCCAAAATTTGATGCCATCATTAAAGCAATGCGGACATCTGCTTATAAAATAAAACGTCCAAAACAGGTATTGCTGGATTTGGACTCCACCCTATTGAATACCTATGGAAAACAGGAAGGTGAAGGTTTCAACTATCATTACAGGGTACATGGTTATCATCCATTACTTTGTTACGACGGATTAACCGGTGATCTGCTGAAAGCAGATCTCCGTGATGGAACGGACTACAGTTCCACTGGGGTTGTTGATTTTATGCAACCTCTACTTGATGAATATTTCACGGAGTATCCCGACATAGAGCTGTATTTACGTGGTGACAGCGGGTTTGCAACGCCTGATTTGTACAAGCAATGCGAAACCAATGGTGTGTCTTATGCGATCCGTTTAAAAGCGAACAGTGTTTTAAATGACAAAGCGAAACATCTTGATCATGAAATATTTGAAGCGATGAAAGAAGATATGTCCCAGTATATTGTCCGCTATGATGAGTTTTATTACAAAGCAGGCAAGTGGGAGTACCCGCGCAGGGTAGTTGTTAAAGTGGAGAAACCTTGCAATCAGTTCACCATTCAGCATTCCTTCATTGTAACCAATATGGACTTGAAACCTGAAGAAATCCTAAGATACTATCGTAACCGAGGCACTATGGAGAATTTCATCAAAGAAAGCAAGTCCGGATTTGGCTTCGCTTCTACCGGAAGTAAATCCAAAGTAGTCAATGCCAACCGACTGCAACTGCATGTGTTGGCTTATAATCTGTTTAATTGTTTCAGACGATTGGTTCTGCCGAAGAGCATGAAAAAGATGCAGATCGATACCATTCGTTTAAAGCTGCTAAAAATTGCTTCGAAAATCGTAAAAGCAGCAAGCTATATTTATTTCAAGCTATGTAGCAGTTGTCCCTACAAAGATGAATTTTATAAAACTTTAGAAAATATCAGACAACTTCCGCAGCTGGAATAA
- a CDS encoding helix-turn-helix transcriptional regulator, protein MLQTRIEELINEYGESVQSIAEMGHLDRTTIQKIKSGKRLPTREFLCRFSQVLQLSKPDEDELLDLLEMEKCGMQIYQNRQTIKELIELISELTEYEIPIKKNIDTKSIDINDVQILEENKSVYGLENIIALMHQVIDREVYFREEPRIKLVSSSDQNFLYHYLFHEMMGNRKRLIIQDIVCFTEEENSQGDQALSTLKFLLGISLLENVTYDANYMMIQDQNIKSNQSGVVFFILTTTEVMVISPDFKLGVRYRTQDKLDYYNSRFNALFSQTKQLIIDNNNPLQIYSAFDLEYEPRVILEPIPCFAHYFTDLFIEDKVRKDFPFYQALLPFAKSFYSNLRKSGKAMKNVFSFKYLEIFMENGELYLPESVSETVDPPERLAFLKLVRDDLASGKRKFNVVNETLFFINNAAEYSDEVNSLQITFHYRIKQKQVFKSINIRKASIRAAFKDFFSYLSVSEWVNSERITLEKLNVLIDKYEKRPEFQMIHDRYFLGGEFKVENVNSATS, encoded by the coding sequence TTGCTGCAGACACGGATAGAAGAATTGATTAATGAATACGGCGAGAGTGTCCAATCAATTGCTGAAATGGGACACTTGGATCGCACGACGATTCAAAAGATAAAATCTGGAAAGCGTCTGCCAACCCGTGAATTTCTCTGTCGATTCAGTCAGGTTTTGCAGCTGTCTAAGCCCGATGAAGACGAGCTGTTGGACCTGCTGGAAATGGAAAAGTGTGGAATGCAGATCTATCAGAACAGGCAAACGATTAAAGAACTGATCGAACTGATTTCTGAACTGACTGAATATGAGATCCCGATTAAAAAAAATATCGACACCAAATCCATCGATATTAACGATGTACAGATTTTAGAAGAGAACAAAAGCGTTTACGGTTTGGAGAATATCATTGCCCTCATGCATCAGGTCATTGATCGCGAAGTTTATTTCAGAGAAGAGCCAAGGATTAAGCTGGTATCCTCCAGCGATCAGAATTTCCTGTATCATTATTTATTCCATGAAATGATGGGAAACAGAAAACGATTAATAATACAGGATATAGTCTGTTTTACTGAAGAAGAAAATAGTCAGGGAGATCAGGCATTGAGTACGCTCAAATTTCTGCTTGGTATTTCTCTGCTTGAAAATGTGACATATGATGCAAATTATATGATGATTCAGGACCAGAATATTAAAAGCAATCAATCAGGTGTGGTCTTTTTTATACTGACAACGACAGAGGTGATGGTCATATCACCGGACTTTAAACTGGGGGTCAGGTATCGGACTCAGGACAAACTGGATTATTACAATTCTCGATTTAATGCTTTGTTTTCGCAAACTAAACAATTAATCATCGATAATAATAATCCACTGCAGATATACAGCGCTTTTGATCTGGAGTATGAACCTCGTGTAATTCTTGAGCCCATTCCCTGTTTCGCCCACTATTTTACGGACCTATTTATAGAAGATAAAGTACGTAAGGATTTTCCTTTTTACCAGGCACTATTACCGTTTGCAAAAAGCTTTTATTCAAATCTCAGGAAAAGTGGGAAGGCAATGAAGAATGTTTTTTCCTTTAAGTATCTTGAAATATTTATGGAAAATGGGGAGCTTTATCTGCCTGAATCAGTGTCTGAGACAGTTGATCCTCCGGAAAGGCTGGCCTTTTTAAAGCTGGTGCGTGATGACCTGGCAAGCGGGAAGAGAAAGTTTAATGTTGTCAATGAGACGTTGTTTTTTATCAATAATGCTGCTGAATATTCAGATGAAGTGAATTCTCTGCAGATAACATTTCATTATCGCATAAAGCAGAAACAAGTGTTTAAATCGATAAACATAAGGAAGGCATCAATCAGAGCAGCCTTTAAAGATTTTTTCAGCTATTTATCGGTTAGTGAATGGGTTAACAGTGAAAGAATTACATTAGAAAAGCTGAATGTCCTGATTGATAAATATGAAAAACGTCCGGAATTTCAAATGATTCATGACAGATATTTTCTCGGTGGTGAATTTAAAGTCGAGAATGTCAATTCGGCTACGAGCTGA